A stretch of Candidatus Peregrinibacteria bacterium DNA encodes these proteins:
- a CDS encoding helix-turn-helix transcriptional regulator has translation MKKYANFKNRLLEEKGIRKAYDKLAPEFEIAQAVIEKRLQKGLTQSALAQKVGTKQSAISRLESGNYNPSIHFLEKVAKALNLSLTVSLSNRI, from the coding sequence ATGAAAAAATATGCAAATTTTAAAAATCGGCTCCTAGAAGAGAAAGGGATACGCAAGGCTTATGATAAGCTCGCTCCTGAATTTGAAATTGCTCAAGCAGTTATTGAAAAGCGTCTTCAAAAAGGACTTACGCAATCTGCGCTTGCGCAAAAAGTGGGGACAAAACAATCTGCTATTTCGCGGCTGGAATCAGGAAATTACAATCCGAGCATTCATTTTCTTGAGAAAGTAGCAAAGGCATTAAACTTGAGTTTGACTGTTTCACTTTCAAACAGAATCTAA
- a CDS encoding type II toxin-antitoxin system RelE/ParE family toxin — protein sequence MEISFFSKNIEIFIEEMDALTIAKALRTLDLLVKFSNKLSMPHSKKIERNLFELRIRGKQELRILYCFHKNAIVLLHAFIKKTQKIPQKHILLAKKRLDSLENT from the coding sequence ATGGAAATAAGTTTTTTTAGTAAAAACATCGAAATCTTTATCGAAGAAATGGACGCTTTGACTATAGCAAAAGCTTTGCGTACTTTGGATCTTCTCGTAAAATTCTCAAACAAATTGAGCATGCCTCATAGTAAAAAGATTGAAAGAAATCTTTTTGAATTGAGAATAAGAGGAAAACAAGAATTACGAATTTTATACTGCTTTCATAAAAATGCTATTGTGCTTCTTCATGCCTTCATCAAAAAAACTCAAAAAATTCCTCAGAAGCACATTCTTTTGGCAAAGAAACGTTTAGATTCTCTTGAAAATACATAA